The following is a genomic window from Miscanthus floridulus cultivar M001 chromosome 14, ASM1932011v1, whole genome shotgun sequence.
taaccgccttggttaatcgatttacggaggtggttaaaaaataaccgcctcctaaaatctattaacggaggcgggccttATAAGAGGCCCGCCTGGGAAAATAAGGCCATTTTCGGAGCCGTGCCTCTTAAAATGGCACGCCTCGGTTAATATGGCCGAGCCCACTAACTGTTGACCAAGCCCATATGAGCCCGGTTTCTAACTAAGAGTATATATACCAAGGAAACCCTAGGACACTCTTCAGCCCATCCCTCTCCCAGCCGAGCCCCTTTCCCCCACGGTGCTCTCGCATAGTCGTGTCTCCCTCCCTCCGCTCCCGGCGCAGTCGCGCCCTCGCCTCTCTCActctcttctctccctcactTCTCTCGGTGGCAGTGGTGGAGGGCCGGCCTTCCTCAGGCGGCGCGCAGGTAGTGGGCACAGACCTCGCTCCTAGGTCGGCGGCGGCAGGCTGTGTGGTGGCGCACTGGCCCGGCGGCGGCATGCCTCGTGGTGGCTCCCGTGGCCGACGTGCGGCGAGGAGCAGCGGGGTAGAGGCGTGCAGGGGCGGCGGCGCGACTCACGTGCGGCGGGAGCAGCAGGGTCTGCGATGACGGTGAAGGGCGGCGCCACCACCTCCTCCGCCAGATCTGGTTGAGGAGCGGCTATGGGGGCCCGCTCAAATCCGGCGACGGTGAAGGGCGAGATCCAGCGGTTGGAGGCTGGATGCGCCGTTAGAGGCCAGATCCGCGCCCATGGTGGCCGGATCTGGTGAGCAGCGGGCGTATCCGTCGAGCGGGCAACCTCCTCCAGCGAGTGGACGCTATGGCAGTGCGGATCCAGTGAGCGGTGGTGCGGCGCATGGATGGGCTTGCCAGGCCTAtccatggatttttttttctttttttatttgatttaccaAGGCGGGCATTTGACCGCCTCGCTAAAGAatgatttaccgtgaccttttgGCCGAGGCGGTTGTGATGCCCGCCTCGGAAAAGTTTACAGTAGTAGTGCTCGCTTATTGGGTGGATCAGCGTGAGGGGTGATGCGGTGTAGATGCGGTGGCATTACATTGGTACCTAGTCAAACCGTTCCTCAATTTGAGAGCCACATTGAGGAAAGGTTGAAACCATGAGGCAATCCTTATCTGGGCACAGGTATGGAGGCTCATTCTTGGTGTCCGTGTGGGTAGAATTGTACGTATCTACATAGTATCTTTGAAAGCCTAAAGTCCCTCGAGACGGAACCTTTTCGGTTGTTCTTACTTCTAGACTCAATGTAGTGTTGATGATGAAATTGGTAACGAGAGGAATTACTTGATCATTCACTTAATTTAGTCTCAACTACTTATCATGTATCTTTAATTATAGAATAATTGACTTACGAATCATGAGCATGTCTATGCATAATAAAtgtcatatttttttttgcaaatgtacaaatgcctAATAAATTCTgttttgcatccaccaaatattataTGTTGAAATTAAATTCTGCAagaacacaatgtactcacggtgctaCCGTTAAGTTGTTTTTATAAGTACTTTGACTTGATGACTATTGAGCCAAGCTCAATGAAGTCGAGGCTTAGCAAACCTCGGGCGTCCAGAAGTGAGCTGCAGTTAACTCTGATAAAAGAAATGAGTGAACAAGAGAAAACGAGTTATAGGACAGGATTGATAAAAAAAATGTTATAGGACAGGATAACTTGTAATCATTTAAATTGAACCTATTAATTTTGATATGTACTGGCCAATGATGTTTCAGAGCTATTAATTGACTTAACGTTGGGTAATATTTGTGTTACGTGATTTGCTCGATGATTGGATTGTGATGTGTAACCCAACCATTAAAAAACATCCTAAAGAGGAAGTACGGCACTATCCTGAGGGTCCCGTGTCGGTCGGGGCTAGTTCGGGTTGGTCGAGAGGACGACACCCGGGTTAGTCAGGCAGGCGTGGGAAAACCCCCTCATAGACGGGTATGAGAGCGGAGGTTGGCTTACACATATGATCTTATTATCAAGCTTTGCATAACTCGACTGTTACGCCCCTAACATTTTCTAACATGGAACTTCTATGCTTTAGGATCAACACTATGAGTTACGTTAACTCTTATCCCTTTAAGCTTAATCCAGCCTATTGTCTCTTCAttgatattttaagaaaaaaattaTAATAATGACTACAAATTTATTTTCTAAACTAGCAATTTAACTACTAAATGATAAATAATCATGGGAATCGGGCAGGATGAATAGTAGGTCACCTAAGTGAGCAATTATAAATTTTAGTAAGACGCCCTATGTACTAAGCATGATATGCTATAAACGTCAAGAGAGTGTTTCTAAGTCTCTTAGAGGCCGTTTGGATCCTTCATTTTGGgagaattgaaatctacttaatggattaggctatttggtTTGGAATTTGATATTTCATAACTTTCCcaagctcacaaataagcctatctcaaattcataggatgggagatggaaatggattctatagatcactatcactactggagacggcctctttgccgagggcttctgggtttgccgagggctagatctcgggcactcggcaaagggagtctttgccgagggccagccccaggagccctcgACAAAGCCAGGCCCTTGGCAAacaaacggccctcggcaaaataaatctttgccgagggcctagccctcggcaaattggCCGTCGGCAAATATGGTcggatgggtcacggcggccactagcgtcagtctttgccgagtgcccgccgttaggcactcggcaaagattttttattttttttaaatattctttgccgagggccattggccaggccctcggcaaagagttttttttaaatattctttgccgagggccattggccaggccaaAGACCGTTACGCCCACAGAACACAATTACGCTGCTGCTGCTTGACGCCGCCGCTGCGCGCCCCGCCGCCGACCCACGCCCCGCCGCCCCGCGCCCCGCGCCGTAGCGCGGCCGGCCGCCCCGCGCGCCCGGCTGCCGACCACCGCGCCGCCCAGCGCGCCCCACCTCCCCACGCGGCCCGCCACAGCACGCCCGACCGCCCCGCGCGCCCCGCCGCCCCACCACCGCGCCGCCTCGCGTGACCTGCCGCCGCAGCGCGCCCCGACGCCCGACCTCCGCGCCGCCCCAGTGCCACCCCACCGACGCCACCCCACCGCCCCAGAGCCGCCCCGACCGGCCCTCCGGCGGCCCCCTGCGTCAGCTTTCCCGCCGCGCCGGCCGGCCCTCCGGTGGCCCCCGCCCCGACACCAGCCCCCAGGCCGCCCCCGTCgccggctgctgttggaggggaggaggcagaggttGAAGTAGGAGgacgaagagaaggagaagaggagaaggaggaaggggaagagaaggagaaggaggaaggggaagagaaggagaagaagaggaaaaggggagaagaaggagaagaatgggaagaaggagaggaggaggagaaagagaagaagggaagaggagaagcggagaagagagaaggaagagggggagaggagtactccgacgccgctcgacctcgccagagaagaaagtgacccccgcaccgcaacgcccgactccaccgcaaccctagctaaaactctcgttgtcggccttcgtaccgtatgtggttgtgtgggccttcgtgccgtaaattgatatgagggccttcgtgccgttgtggttgtcagccttcgtgccgttgtgaatgtcggccatcctgtcgtttttttgcaggttttggaaacctccccgtgtaggggaggtgctgccgaaattttgaacaaacgataacctattgcctttttatgcaggagaagagcacgtcggaggggacccggaggaccccgatcgtcttcgtcggcgtcgcggttctgcctgcactacgtcgcctcgccactgcgtcgactcgccactgccccgctagcctgacttcaccgacaccctaggtataaataacctctttttccacatgtctgtcgtagcccgcgcgtaacccagttaggcgtcacccgtccaaaagagatacggtcgtaggtatgcggatctttgcatatctgcgaccgtatctgtttcggattgtccacgttttttggacagcctgtggatgcgtagatgggttagtttccatggtccgctccggtccgagacggagtttcggcatcacctccctattgttctccggatacagactctccctgg
Proteins encoded in this region:
- the LOC136503251 gene encoding glycine-rich cell wall structural protein 1-like, which codes for MSPYCLDELRLLVVSRSSMLVRRLMPAQSGEGAAAAGDGGGLGAGVGAGATGGPAGAAGKLTQGAAGGPVGAALGRWGGVGGVALGRRGGRASGRAAAAGHARRRGGGAAGRAGRSGVLWRAAWGGGARWAARWSAAGRAGRPAALRRGARGGGAWVGGGARSGGVKQQQRNCVLWA